A single Ziziphus jujuba cultivar Dongzao chromosome 11, ASM3175591v1 DNA region contains:
- the LOC107426862 gene encoding transcription termination factor MTERF15, mitochondrial, with protein MSNFLCKTLLLARCTLIAPQPTRYLDFRQRTVFYRYSSSGSDQHAFAVSYLINSFGFSPQSALSASRYVYFENSEKPDSLVKVLKDYGFTQTQISDLVKRCPSVLSMDTEKNLLPKLLFFEAKGLSKIEITKMVTGFPYILRRSLSNTIIPSYDFFKNLFQSDEKVFIAIKRFLGILTLDIKQYLAPNFDILLHNGVPKSNVVTLIQNQPRALLKNPDKFRKLVKEVKEMGFDPQRSNFLVAVFAIGTMTKSTWERKADIYKRWGWSEEEVFQAFRRNPGCMMCSENKIMEIMNFLINEMSLEPSIVAKCPTVITFSLKKRIVPRASVIQVLLSEGLLKKNCSLSSYFIASEELFLKKFVLPYEKESSKLLKLYKKKLSLSTK; from the coding sequence ATGTctaattttctttgcaaaaccCTTTTATTGGCGAGGTGTACACTCATAGCTCCACAACCAACTCGCTATTTGGATTTTCGTCAAAGAACGGTTTTTTATAGATACAGCTCGAGTGGTTCAGATCAACATGCATTTGCAGTCTCTTACTTGATAAACTCTTTTGGGTTCTCTCCGCAATCTGCTTTATCAGCTTCCAGGTATGTTTATTTCGAAAACTCCGAAAAACCAGACTCACTCGTTAAGGTTCTTAAGGACTACGGTTTTACTCAGACCCAAATCTCGGACCTTGTTAAAAGATGCCCTTCAGTGCTTTCAATGGATACTGAGAAAAATTTACTTCccaagttattattttttgaagccAAAGGCCTTTCGAAGATTGAGATTACAAAAATGGTGACTGGGTTTCCATATATTTTGAGGAGGAGTTTAAGCAATACGATTATCCCTTCATATGATTTCTTTAAGAATTTGTTTCAATCTGATGAGAAAGTGTTTATCGCTATTAAACGCTTTTTGGGTATTCTGACATTGGATATTAAACAGTATTTGGCAcccaattttgatattttgctaCATAACGGAGTGCCCAAATCTAATGTTGTAACATTGATTCAGAATCAGCCTAGAGCTCTTTTGAAAAATCCTGATAAGTTTAGAAAGCTTGTAAAGGAAGTGAAGGAAATGGGATTTGATCCTCAAAGGTCGAATTTTCTTGTTGCGGTATTTGCAATCGGGACAATGACCAAATCAACATGGGAAAGGAAAGCTGATATTTATAAGAGGTGGGGTTGGTCTGAGGAAGAGGTTTTTCAAGCTTTTAGAAGAAATCCTGGATGTATGATGTGTTCTGAGAACAAGATTATGGAGATTATGAATTTTCTAATCAACGAAATGAGTTTGGAGCCTTCCATTGTTGCCAAATGTCCAACTGTTATTACATTCAGCTTGAAGAAGAGAATTGTTCCAAGAGCTTCGGTTATTCAAGTTTTGTTGTCTGAAGGTTTGCTGAAGAAAAATTGCAGCCTTTCTTCATATTTCATCGCTTCTGAAGAGTTGTTCTTGAAGAAGTTTGTTTTGCCCTATGAGAAAGAATCTTCCAAGCTGCTGAAGTTATACAAGAAAAAATTGAGTCTTTCTACCAAATGA